One stretch of Nicotiana tabacum cultivar K326 chromosome 18, ASM71507v2, whole genome shotgun sequence DNA includes these proteins:
- the LOC107791128 gene encoding zinc finger protein ZAT12, translating into MNAMKRSREADLQVEAEAMANCALMLLSRLNNNNNTTTSIDRDYHNGFECKTCNKRFPSFQALGGHRASHKRPRLLTGAGDFLVQSKKNKMHECSICGMEFSLGQALGGHMRRHRDEINKTSTAAGKTIVSVVEKKIIPVLKKSNSSKRVFCGLDLNLTPDVDVDLKLWPTAPVSSPILRCFF; encoded by the coding sequence ATGAATGCCATGAAAAGAAGTAGAGAAGCGGATTTGCAAGTGGAAGCAGAAGCCATGGCTAACTGCGCCTTAATGCTATTGTCTcgtttaaacaacaacaacaacaccacgACTTCAATAGATCGAGATTATCACAATGGTTTCGAATGCAAGACTTGCAATAAACGCTTTCCATCTTTCCAAGCTCTTGGGGGCCACCGTGCAAGTCATAAACGGCCAAGATTACTTACTGGCGCCGGAGATTTTCTTGTGCAATCCAAAAAGAATAAAATGCATGAATGTTCTATCTGTGGTATGGAGTTCTCTTTGGGTCAAGCCTTAGGTGGACATATGAGGCGTCATCGTGATGAAATTAATAAAACGTCCACGGCAGCCGGAAAGACAATTGTTTCGGTCGTCGAAAAGAAGATAATACCGGTGTTGAAGAAGTCAAATAGCAGCAAGAGAGTTTTCTGTGGCTTGGACTTGAACTTAACCCCTGATGTAGATGTTGATTTGAAGCTATGGCCGACGGCACCCGTTTCATCTCCAATTTTGCGATGTTTTTTTTAA
- the LOC142172739 gene encoding uncharacterized protein LOC142172739, translated as MHCMRTLEEKKQFEIWRSSEFPSRGWIKVNTDGACRGNPGRSSIGFCIRDEVGDLIYAEGREISKGTNNESEAVAIVEALKMCKNLNYFQIWLQTDSMLLKNIIEESWKPPWYITEHVEEILRLKEQSIIKVTHIFREGNTLADHLANYALDEGNTECHGFWDMDSKGRRIINEDKMQCPYIRVKVFHRS; from the exons ATGCATTGTATGAGAACTTTGGAAGAGAAGAAACAGTTTGAAATATGGAGAAGCAGT GAATTTCCTTCAAGAGGATGGATCAAAGTGAATACGGATGGAGCATGTAGAGGGAACCCAGGGAGGAGTTCAATTGGTTTCTGCATAAGAGATGAGGTAGGTGATTTGATATATGCAGAAGGAAGGGAGATTTCTAAAGGAACTAACAACGAATCAGAAGCGGTAGCTATTGTGGAGGCATTGAAGATGTGCAAAAATCTTAATTATTTCCAGATATGGCTGCAGACAGATTCTATGCTATTAAAGAACATTATAGAAGAATCATGGAAGCCTCCTTGGTATATTACTGAACATGTAGAGGAGATTTTAAGATTGAAGGAACAAAGTATCATCAAGGTCACACACATATTCAGAGAAGGGAATACATTAGCAGACCACCTTGCCAATTATGCTCTAGATGAAGGAAATACTGAATGTCATGGTTTCTGGGATATGGACTCAAAAGGAAGGAGGATTATTAACGAAGATAAGATGCAATGTCCTTACATAAGAGTGAAG GTATTTCATCGAAGCTAA
- the LOC142172740 gene encoding secreted RxLR effector protein 161-like: MDETVYPVNQTMYRGIIASHYFTASRPDIVFSGRLCARFQSSPKESHLKYAKRILRYLKGTQDLVLYYPSYDNFNLIGYADADYVGYLVDRKITSGMAHFLGSCLISWGTRKQNAVALSTTEAEYVAAASCCAPLLWIKQQLEDFGVLTESVLLLYHNTSALNMAKNPVQHKRTKYIDVRHYFLRDNVEKRLICIKFYSTEDQNADIFTKALSREQFERNRVKLGLLKPN; the protein is encoded by the coding sequence atggatgaaactgTATATCCTGTGAATCAAActatgtatagaggcattattgcATCTCACTATTTCACTGCCAGTCGACCTGATATTGTTTTCAGTGGGAGGCtgtgtgcaaggtttcaatcaagtcccaaggaatctcacttgaagtATGCCAAAAGAATactaagatatctcaaaggaacacaGGACCTGGTATTGTATTATCCTTCATATGACAATTTTAATCTGATTGGGTATGCTGATGCAGACTATGTAGGATATCTTGTGGACAGGAAAATCACTTCTGGAATGGCTCACTTCTTAGGTTCATGTCTTATCTCTTGGGGTACAAGGAAGCAAAATGCAGTGGctctttcaacaactgaagctgaatatgtagcTGCAGCATCCTGCTGTGCTCCGCTTCTATGGATCAAGCAGCAACTGGAGGACTTTGGGGTACTCACTGAAAGTGTGCTCCTTCTATATCacaacaccagtgcactcaacatggccaagaatccagttcaacacaaAAGGACAAAATATATTGATGTGAGGCATTATTTTTTGAGAGACAATGTGGAGAAAAGGTTGATATGTATAAAGTTCTACAGCACAGAAGATCAAAATGCAGACATTTTCACCAAGGCGCTAAGTAGGGAACAGTTTGAAAGAAATAGAGTGAAGCTGGGGCTGTTGAAGCCAaattga